From the Atribacteraceae bacterium genome, the window CCATTGCCGGGCGGGCAATCCTCCGTATTGAGCGAGGTGTGGTTTTCCTCCCCCTTTTCCGCCGGTGATCTTCAAAGCATCGCGCAGAAGCGTGCTGACATTGACCACCTCGGAAGAGCCCAGGTCAGCGACCAAACCGGATACCTGCTCCGCCGATCGTGCACCCAGCACGACGACGGCAGGAGAGGTCTTTTTCCGAAGGGCGTCGAGGACCTGTTTCATGGTTTCCTGATCGATATCCTCGTCGAAAAGGTGACTAATCATCGTCGGCTTCTTTGCGGAATCGGTCGGAAGATGGTCCAGGACCGCACGGATGGCTAGAGCGACTTTCGTTTCCAGCAAATCCTTTTTTAGACGTCGGTTTTCTTCCTGCAGGGTGGAAAAGAGGGCCGAAAATTGGTCAGGGTCGACCTGGGACAACTGCCTGAGTGCTTTGTTGATCCGGAACCCTTTTTCCAGCACGGCGAAGGCAGGGGATCCGGCCATCGCTTCGATCCGGCGCAGTCCGGATCCGATGCTGAATTCAGAGGTTATTGTGAACAAGCCGGCTTGAGAGGTTCTGTCAAGATGAGTACCGCCACACAGTTCCGCGGAGCAGCCTTCCACCCGAACAATACGAACAATTTCTTCGTATTTTTCGTCGAACAGGGCAAGCACGTCCGTATTCCGAACCGCTTTCAGGGTCGAATACGACACCCGGATCGGTAGATCGGAAAAGATCGCTTCGTTGACCATTTTTTCCACCCGCTCGAGTTCATCGGCTTCCATCGGTGTAAGGTGGGTGAAGTCGAAACGCAGTCCCGTTTCTCCAACCCAGGACCCGGCTTGCTTGACTGTTTCCCCCAGAGTGGCCCGTAAGGCACGATGAAGGAGATGAGTCGCAGTATGATGAATTTCCAACAGGCGCCTTCTGCGGGAATCGATGCAGGCAAGTACGCGCATTCCGGGAGCGATGCTCCCCTCTTCTACCTCGCCGAGGTGGAGGATGAGGCCCTTTGGCCCGGGGAGCACTTGATCGATCCTGACTCGCCCTCCCCCCTCGCAGCACAGGATTCCCCGGTCCGATTCCTGACCGCCCTGTTCTGGATAAAAAGGCGTTTTTTCCAGTACACAGATAATCCTTTCACCCTTCCCGGCCCACTCCTGTCTTTCGGTCTGTCGGGCTATCGCCCGACAGACCGTTGCAAGGGCGTGGCAGTGGTATCCGGTAAATTCAGAAGAAAGCCCGACAAATAGTTCTTCCAGGTTTTTTTGGTCTTTCAGATCGCGGATTTTTTCCTCTTGTGCTTTCCTGGATTGTTTTTTCTGCGATTCCATTTCCTGCCGATATTCGTCATCAGCAAAGGACATTCCCGCCTCCTGTAAGATTTCTCTGCTGACCTCCACCGGAAAACCGTAGGTATCGT encodes:
- the alaS gene encoding alanine--tRNA ligase, which translates into the protein MTSSQLRSRFLEFFQKKDHRLIPSTSLIPDDPTIFLTIAGMVQFKPIFLGKVKPVVRRACTAQKCLRVNDIEKVGFTARHHTFFEMLGNFSFGDYFKEEACRWAWEFLTEDIELPADRLWTSVHHQDREAYDIWKTVVRVPESRIIFLGDEDNFWSSGPVGPCGYCSEIYFDNGSERGCGSAECRPGCECDRYLEIWNLVFMQFDRKGDGALEELPNKNIDTGMGLERIASVVQATASSFETDLFFPVIAELEKVSGIHYRDDPFRPHFRIIADHIRSIAFLIADGIFPANEGRGYILRRLIRRAYRSGKKLSIDRPFLFELVSCVASSLGENYPELLEHSELISQLTFQEENRFAETLRSGLNILDKAISDAKQKGELSISGAEVFRLHDTYGFPVEVSREILQEAGMSFADDEYRQEMESQKKQSRKAQEEKIRDLKDQKNLEELFVGLSSEFTGYHCHALATVCRAIARQTERQEWAGKGERIICVLEKTPFYPEQGGQESDRGILCCEGGGRVRIDQVLPGPKGLILHLGEVEEGSIAPGMRVLACIDSRRRRLLEIHHTATHLLHRALRATLGETVKQAGSWVGETGLRFDFTHLTPMEADELERVEKMVNEAIFSDLPIRVSYSTLKAVRNTDVLALFDEKYEEIVRIVRVEGCSAELCGGTHLDRTSQAGLFTITSEFSIGSGLRRIEAMAGSPAFAVLEKGFRINKALRQLSQVDPDQFSALFSTLQEENRRLKKDLLETKVALAIRAVLDHLPTDSAKKPTMISHLFDEDIDQETMKQVLDALRKKTSPAVVVLGARSAEQVSGLVADLGSSEVVNVSTLLRDALKITGGKGGGKPHLAQYGGLPARQWDTLLQEIGVRLS